In the genome of Terribacillus sp. FSL K6-0262, one region contains:
- a CDS encoding peptide MFS transporter, with product MDTPATIPQGKKHPKGLYLLFFTELWERYSYYGMRSVLMLYLTAAVISGGLGMSTQHAAFIYSLYGGVIYFTPIIGGYLTDKYIGLRTAITIGGITMAIGDFTIFLFNSQLGLYIGILFLIIGNGFFKPNISTYVGELYDPRDKRKDAAFTIFYMGINLGAFFSPLIAGFLAEDLFHSVDADGIEHFGFKWAFLASSIGMIIGQLIFSLLGKRYLGNIGTKPARTEVAAKSVPAAKMTKAEKKRTGAVLILFVFVIFFWAGFEQAGTSLTLYTRDFIDRNIGGYTIPVSWFQSVNPLFIVILAPIISAIWLKLSKSKRGDLRTTTKMSLGMILLGLGFMILVPAVLYTGSDETDIMHKANILFIIFTYLFHTIGELCLSPVGLSMVSKVAPIKIASLLMGVWMAASGIANIIGGQLAALTATLGYLEIFSVIGAAAIIVGIILLAVSKKLQSMLDARD from the coding sequence ATGGATACACCAGCTACAATCCCACAGGGGAAGAAGCATCCAAAGGGATTGTATCTTCTCTTCTTCACGGAATTGTGGGAAAGGTATAGCTATTATGGAATGCGCTCTGTCTTGATGCTTTACTTGACTGCCGCAGTGATAAGCGGCGGCTTGGGAATGAGCACACAGCATGCTGCTTTCATTTACAGTTTATACGGAGGAGTCATTTATTTCACGCCTATCATCGGCGGCTATCTGACAGACAAATATATTGGTCTGCGTACAGCAATCACGATCGGCGGTATCACAATGGCGATCGGAGATTTCACAATATTTCTATTCAACAGCCAATTGGGTCTATATATCGGGATTCTTTTCTTGATCATCGGTAATGGTTTCTTCAAACCGAATATTTCAACCTATGTAGGTGAACTATATGACCCAAGAGACAAACGGAAAGACGCTGCTTTCACAATATTCTATATGGGAATCAACCTGGGGGCATTCTTCTCCCCATTGATCGCTGGTTTCCTTGCAGAAGATCTATTCCACTCTGTAGACGCTGATGGTATTGAACACTTTGGCTTTAAATGGGCATTCCTGGCTTCTTCCATCGGAATGATCATCGGTCAGTTGATTTTCAGCTTGTTGGGTAAACGTTACTTAGGTAATATCGGAACAAAACCTGCTCGTACTGAAGTCGCCGCGAAAAGTGTTCCAGCAGCAAAAATGACAAAAGCAGAAAAGAAACGTACTGGCGCTGTACTGATTCTATTTGTCTTTGTTATCTTCTTCTGGGCTGGTTTTGAACAAGCAGGCACTTCCCTGACACTTTATACAAGGGATTTCATCGATCGGAATATTGGCGGCTATACGATACCGGTTTCCTGGTTCCAATCTGTCAACCCGCTATTCATTGTCATCCTTGCTCCGATCATATCCGCAATCTGGTTGAAACTAAGCAAATCAAAACGCGGAGATTTGCGAACAACGACAAAAATGTCCCTCGGTATGATTCTCCTGGGATTAGGTTTCATGATTCTGGTTCCAGCAGTACTGTATACAGGCAGTGATGAAACGGATATAATGCACAAAGCTAATATTTTATTCATCATCTTTACTTATCTATTCCATACTATAGGTGAGCTTTGCCTATCTCCGGTAGGACTATCCATGGTAAGTAAAGTAGCGCCTATTAAGATAGCTTCCCTATTGATGGGTGTCTGGATGGCAGCATCCGGTATTGCCAATATCATCGGCGGACAGCTTGCTGCATTGACAGCAACTCTCGGTTATCTGGAGATATTCAGTGTAATCGGTGCCGCAGCTATCATAGTTGGTATCATCCTGCTGGCGGTTTCCAAAAAGCTGCAGTCCATGCTTGATGCCAGAGACTGA
- a CDS encoding response regulator transcription factor: MIHMLLADDQNMLRGAMATMLDLEEDFFVACQAATGEEVLHALQTKTYDLLILDIEMPKYSGLEVVKWLRENNRPEKVLMLTTFSTAAYVKEAMKMTVEGYLLKDTPSDQLAHAVRDIAYHGRTVISPEITYQFVQGMDTPLSEREQQILQLAEKGYSTKQIAAELFLSPGTIRNYFSELMDKLGAQNRSQAVYIAKEREYI; the protein is encoded by the coding sequence ATGATTCATATGCTGTTGGCGGATGATCAGAACATGCTTCGGGGTGCGATGGCAACGATGCTAGATTTAGAGGAAGATTTCTTTGTTGCTTGTCAGGCGGCTACCGGCGAGGAGGTTTTGCATGCGCTTCAAACCAAAACATATGATCTGCTGATTCTTGATATCGAGATGCCGAAATATAGCGGATTGGAAGTCGTGAAATGGTTGCGGGAAAATAACCGCCCCGAAAAGGTGCTGATGCTGACGACCTTTTCCACTGCTGCTTATGTCAAGGAAGCTATGAAGATGACCGTCGAGGGGTATCTCCTGAAGGATACGCCGAGTGATCAGCTTGCACATGCGGTAAGGGACATTGCCTATCATGGGCGCACCGTGATAAGTCCCGAGATAACGTATCAATTCGTACAGGGAATGGATACCCCGTTAAGTGAGCGTGAACAGCAAATCCTCCAGCTGGCGGAAAAAGGATACTCCACCAAACAAATAGCTGCAGAACTATTTTTATCGCCGGGTACAATCAGAAACTATTTCTCGGAGCTGATGGATAAGCTGGGTGCCCAGAATCGTTCACAAGCAGTTTACATAGCGAAGGAAAGGGAATACATATAA
- a CDS encoding sensor histidine kinase encodes MKKFRLFPKEEGYIPHLWLLYFYYSCVNLFFLEGLCFWLTLLILLAVFICYREMYWRPERTFAASMVMILLISFLVFLVSVSYFYILLYAMSMLYGVKKSWQFWSGYAAINSVTAGLLLVDRIGLTNLNWGYILPGILIALIAPAAWKAQETWNHKWEAVNQELSEANNRVEELIKERERDRIARDLHDTVGQTLSTISVKSDISKKFVYQDQERAEQELHDIQLLARSLLREMREIVSDMRLVSLQEELEAAQSRLEEAGIDFELEQHLPPMKDGSKETLLAYIVKEAVTNVIRHSRATFCKMRLIPSGSELQLEVEDNGIFDGREWQEGNGVDGIRKRVRLMKGKVHFKKRQDGGLHVTINVPLQTEGGTGHDSYAVGG; translated from the coding sequence GCTTATTTCCGAAAGAGGAAGGCTATATACCGCATCTTTGGCTGCTGTATTTCTATTATTCATGTGTGAATCTATTTTTTCTGGAAGGTTTATGTTTTTGGCTTACTTTGCTTATACTGCTTGCTGTGTTTATCTGCTATCGGGAGATGTATTGGCGGCCTGAAAGAACGTTTGCTGCTTCCATGGTCATGATATTGCTAATCTCTTTTCTCGTTTTCCTCGTATCCGTATCTTATTTTTATATACTTTTATATGCAATGAGCATGTTATATGGAGTGAAGAAGTCATGGCAATTCTGGTCGGGTTATGCGGCAATCAATAGTGTGACAGCAGGCTTGCTGCTTGTAGATAGGATTGGTTTGACGAATCTGAATTGGGGGTATATATTGCCTGGTATTTTGATTGCCTTAATCGCTCCTGCCGCCTGGAAGGCACAGGAGACATGGAATCATAAATGGGAAGCAGTCAACCAGGAGTTATCCGAGGCGAACAATCGAGTAGAAGAATTAATCAAAGAAAGGGAACGGGATCGAATCGCCCGGGATTTGCATGATACAGTCGGGCAGACATTATCCACCATCTCGGTGAAAAGTGATATTTCGAAGAAGTTTGTATATCAGGATCAAGAGCGGGCGGAACAGGAATTACATGATATTCAGCTGCTGGCCAGATCCCTGCTCCGGGAGATGCGGGAAATCGTTAGTGATATGCGGCTGGTATCCTTACAGGAGGAATTGGAGGCAGCTCAATCCAGACTGGAGGAGGCGGGAATCGATTTTGAATTGGAACAGCATTTGCCTCCGATGAAGGATGGTTCGAAGGAAACTCTGCTTGCTTATATTGTCAAAGAAGCTGTCACAAATGTCATCCGTCATAGCCGCGCTACATTCTGTAAGATGCGCCTCATTCCGTCCGGAAGCGAACTCCAATTGGAAGTGGAGGACAACGGGATCTTTGATGGCAGGGAATGGCAAGAAGGAAATGGTGTGGATGGTATAAGGAAAAGAGTGAGGCTGATGAAGGGGAAAGTTCATTTCAAAAAAAGGCAGGATGGTGGATTGCATGTGACAATAAATGTACCGCTGCAAACCGAAGGGGGAACTGGGCATGATTCATATGCTGTTGGCGGATGA